In one Mangrovibacterium diazotrophicum genomic region, the following are encoded:
- a CDS encoding RagB/SusD family nutrient uptake outer membrane protein codes for MKKTNFSKIVSLAFLVLVLASCDNYLTFDDPDDKTVPGEYYTSAEEIEQGIIGAYVDLRRALVTNHAWLMYGEARTGELTVDVDFYDDVVSQDLKADNYDLQQVTDWGYFYDAINDANEMLEVVENADSDILSTYQYKLFKGEALAVKSMSYFYLARIWGNILSAESASFGSALSETEAVELAVGFASAAQDLLPWKLLNSDGIESTALTAVRFSKTSAITLLAQEDLWLGNSDEAYTALIATTAEELSDSLSTFGLSTGNDRRTDVDEDPLDGSMVWISLTELNQIYPEGDSRRDNMFSISEDDELATLKVSDESVLPLFSTANIQLMLAEAAWKNNDLVEAISFLQAAADGATEDYSGLDEDSFADALLLERQRLLMGTGQRFFDLIRFGKVADVVTVFTTQDVANGAAYWPLSQETMSGNSLNQNIYWSN; via the coding sequence ATGAAAAAAACAAACTTTTCAAAAATAGTGAGCCTCGCATTTTTAGTGCTGGTATTGGCATCGTGCGATAATTACCTCACATTCGATGATCCGGATGACAAAACTGTACCCGGTGAATACTACACTTCTGCGGAGGAAATTGAACAAGGGATTATTGGTGCATATGTGGATTTGCGCCGCGCTCTTGTAACCAACCATGCATGGCTGATGTATGGAGAGGCGAGGACCGGGGAATTAACGGTTGATGTTGATTTCTACGACGATGTTGTTTCGCAGGACCTGAAGGCTGACAACTACGATTTGCAACAGGTAACCGATTGGGGTTACTTCTACGATGCGATCAACGATGCCAACGAAATGCTTGAAGTCGTTGAAAATGCTGATAGTGATATCCTTTCAACCTACCAATACAAACTGTTTAAAGGCGAAGCTTTGGCTGTGAAGTCGATGAGCTATTTCTATTTGGCGCGTATCTGGGGCAATATTCTTTCTGCAGAATCGGCCAGTTTCGGATCGGCGTTGAGTGAGACCGAAGCAGTTGAGTTAGCAGTCGGATTTGCCAGCGCCGCGCAGGATTTGCTTCCATGGAAGTTGTTGAATAGCGATGGCATTGAAAGTACGGCTTTGACTGCAGTTCGATTTAGTAAAACTTCGGCAATCACGTTGTTGGCGCAGGAGGATCTGTGGCTTGGAAATTCAGATGAAGCCTACACTGCTTTGATAGCTACTACAGCAGAGGAATTGAGCGATAGTCTTTCAACCTTCGGTTTGTCGACCGGAAACGATCGTCGGACAGATGTTGACGAAGATCCGCTGGATGGCAGCATGGTCTGGATATCGCTCACGGAACTTAACCAAATTTACCCCGAAGGAGACAGTCGTCGGGATAACATGTTTTCCATTTCGGAAGATGATGAACTGGCAACCCTAAAAGTTAGTGACGAATCTGTTTTGCCACTGTTTAGCACGGCAAATATTCAATTGATGTTGGCTGAGGCTGCCTGGAAGAATAATGATTTGGTAGAGGCAATAAGTTTCCTGCAAGCTGCTGCTGACGGAGCTACCGAGGATTATTCAGGTTTGGATGAGGACAGTTTCGCGGATGCTTTGCTTTTGGAACGTCAGCGCCTGCTGATGGGAACCGGACAGCGATTCTTCGATTTAATCCGCTTCGGAAAAGTGGCCGATGTGGTGACTGTTTTCACGACACAGGATGTCGCAAACGGCGCTGCTTACTGGCCTCTTTCGCAAGAAACGATGAGCGGTAACTCTCTGAATCAAAATATATATTGGTCAAACTAA
- a CDS encoding TonB-dependent receptor plug domain-containing protein: MTVFQLAGTISSKAQQAVVMDSTSWTNRSGLENVLQGKVSGLNIKSWTGTPGMQSIMNLRGLSIDPTDESTMPLVMIDGVPIISSPSEITAINPLSYFSPEQVERIEIIKDIDRLAALGVQAPNGAINIVMKAGKTGPLHVLASGFAGVNFTGDFDYKKDAFYGFNTMARREVYKQSLLHEQNLLIDGGGSYGSYLFGVNSHHDEGIIDDTKSERQSLFLNAKYNITDKFTTKFYNNLTLAGRDGRYAGEYNRELDLPVIDSERFFMDKKRNVALLSSLDLNYRFSSALSLKSLVGVSYESARRDLYIPSNILDGSIFAYSAAYKRQLMTINTSLNYQIDLGNSSELDMTIGNEIRTVDNRLTSVDGQRSMEDGGSDFVKVVTGYNASQTDAFSEHVQNRLVSYYGTWNLKAFEDLNARLVLRADGSSLYDSKWALYPALGIDYQLNHSLGLPLKVNLAVGKTGALASEEVYQGELAAYGDYYGGTELGVGTLYRPFKDAKSVDITQFDAGLTYEVARALSVSVKYFSKNYQDFTYLRYLPNISGVDYQYETGAELGLSGIEFDLQAKLVNSDSFGWDLNLNLTSSKNKVIGLPDDIERTSLSQYSQLENDDALTSFIALENGQPVKIGDSAPDVWGGFANTFRYKQLSASVLFTYSLGADVVAESFDSRYSEDLIGDDFPVKEAETPYYFTETDDDGNVTYQGIKSIEDASYLRLSSATVAYDFSSLFENSMVISSMKVFVRGDNLVTLTKYSGSNPDENITGIRRYNLAYTGTPLPLSVVLGLKVQF, encoded by the coding sequence ATGACTGTCTTTCAGCTGGCTGGCACCATTAGCTCAAAGGCTCAACAGGCAGTTGTTATGGACAGCACAAGCTGGACTAACCGGAGCGGGCTCGAGAATGTATTGCAAGGTAAGGTGTCCGGCTTAAACATCAAAAGCTGGACCGGTACACCAGGCATGCAATCGATTATGAACCTGCGCGGTTTAAGCATCGACCCAACCGACGAGTCGACCATGCCCCTTGTTATGATTGATGGTGTTCCGATTATTTCGAGCCCCTCAGAGATCACCGCGATTAACCCCCTGTCGTACTTTTCGCCGGAGCAGGTTGAACGGATTGAAATCATCAAGGACATTGACCGATTGGCTGCTCTCGGCGTTCAAGCGCCTAACGGTGCTATCAATATTGTAATGAAAGCCGGAAAAACCGGACCGTTACATGTGTTGGCTTCCGGCTTTGCCGGCGTCAATTTCACGGGTGACTTCGACTATAAAAAGGATGCTTTTTATGGTTTCAACACGATGGCTCGCCGCGAAGTGTACAAGCAATCGTTACTTCACGAGCAAAACCTTTTAATTGACGGTGGCGGTAGCTACGGGTCGTATTTGTTTGGTGTAAATAGCCATCACGATGAAGGTATAATTGACGATACCAAATCCGAGCGGCAATCCTTGTTTTTGAATGCCAAATACAATATCACCGACAAATTCACGACCAAGTTTTATAATAACTTGACTTTGGCGGGGCGCGACGGCCGGTATGCCGGAGAGTATAACCGCGAGCTGGATTTACCGGTTATCGATAGCGAACGTTTTTTTATGGATAAAAAGCGGAATGTGGCGCTGTTGTCATCGCTCGATTTAAACTACCGGTTTAGCTCAGCTTTAAGCCTGAAATCGCTGGTTGGTGTGTCGTATGAAAGCGCTCGCCGCGATTTATATATTCCGTCGAACATACTGGATGGAAGCATTTTTGCTTACAGCGCCGCTTACAAACGACAGCTGATGACGATTAACACCAGCTTAAATTACCAAATAGATCTTGGAAATAGCAGCGAACTAGACATGACGATTGGTAACGAAATTCGTACGGTGGATAATCGTCTGACCTCGGTTGACGGACAGCGAAGCATGGAAGACGGCGGTTCCGATTTCGTGAAGGTCGTAACCGGTTACAATGCTTCCCAAACCGATGCTTTCTCGGAACATGTGCAGAACCGTTTGGTTTCGTACTACGGTACCTGGAATCTGAAGGCTTTTGAAGACCTGAACGCGCGTTTGGTTTTACGTGCCGACGGAAGTTCTTTGTATGATTCGAAATGGGCACTGTACCCGGCTTTGGGGATCGACTACCAGTTGAATCATTCACTCGGACTGCCGCTGAAAGTGAATTTGGCAGTTGGAAAGACCGGAGCGTTAGCTTCTGAAGAAGTCTACCAGGGCGAATTGGCCGCTTACGGCGATTATTATGGTGGCACCGAATTGGGTGTGGGAACATTGTATCGACCGTTTAAGGATGCCAAAAGCGTTGATATTACCCAGTTTGATGCTGGTTTAACCTACGAAGTAGCTCGTGCGCTTTCGGTTTCGGTTAAATATTTCAGCAAAAACTACCAGGATTTTACCTACCTGCGCTACTTGCCAAACATCAGCGGGGTAGACTATCAATATGAGACAGGCGCAGAGCTTGGCCTTTCCGGCATCGAATTCGACTTGCAGGCGAAACTGGTTAATTCCGATTCGTTTGGATGGGATCTGAACCTGAACCTGACGTCGTCGAAGAATAAAGTCATCGGTTTGCCGGATGATATTGAAAGAACCAGTTTGAGTCAATACAGTCAGCTGGAGAATGACGATGCGTTGACCTCCTTTATTGCCCTTGAAAACGGACAACCTGTTAAAATTGGCGACAGTGCTCCCGATGTTTGGGGAGGATTCGCGAATACGTTTCGCTACAAACAGCTTTCGGCCAGCGTGCTGTTTACCTATTCACTGGGAGCTGATGTCGTGGCCGAGTCGTTCGACAGCCGCTACAGCGAAGATTTGATTGGAGATGATTTTCCGGTTAAAGAAGCTGAAACACCCTACTATTTTACTGAAACGGATGACGACGGCAACGTGACCTATCAAGGCATCAAGTCGATTGAAGATGCAAGCTACCTGCGTTTGAGCAGTGCGACGGTCGCTTACGATTTTAGCTCGTTGTTCGAAAACAGCATGGTGATCTCGTCGATGAAGGTGTTTGTGCGGGGTGACAATTTGGTCACGCTAACCAAATACAGCGGCTCTAATCCGGATGAAAATATCACTGGCATTCGTCGGTATAACCTGGCCTACACAGGTACACCGCTTCCGTTGTCGGTTGTGCTAGGCTTAAAAGTTCAGTTTTAA